In Ostrea edulis chromosome 6, xbOstEdul1.1, whole genome shotgun sequence, a single window of DNA contains:
- the LOC125683926 gene encoding myeloid differentiation primary response protein MyD88-like isoform X2: MTSSPSVPTLSIMPLQRNTVRQRYTFICFAEKDVARYKECHKDIPISSDMIQDPRISSGPNRPSADQMAPKDYSVVSIQDVKTKGSDTIYYDAFVIYNPAGCDLDFVKEMADKLESPPYSLKLFIPWRDDLPGTSRHEISAHMIATRCRRTLVILSKDFLRSAAADFQLKFAHCLSPGARSKKVVPVFSAPCQMPNILKSVSFVDFTNPGLRDWNWPRLNAVLQCPLEPDPLAYMSEKELEELKLNAGDLTTRSWWSTGVLTMNFPEESEDDTPYNG, translated from the exons ATGACGTCCTCACCGAGTGTGCCCACCTTATCA ATAATGCCCCTTCAAAGGAATACAGTGAGACAAAGATACACCTTTATCTGTTTTGCAGAAAAAGACGTGGCTCGCTACAAGGAGTGCCATAAAGATATTCCGATAAGCAGCGACATGATTCAGGACCCCAGGA TATCATCCGGTCCCAACAGACCGTCTGCAGACCAAATGGCTCCCAAAGACTACTCCGTTGTTTCGATCCAGGATGTGAAGACCAAAG GAAGTGACACAATATATTACGATGCGTTTGTAATCTACAATCCTGCCGGGTGCGACTTGGATTTCGTGAAGGAGATGGCAGATAAACTGGAAAGCCCGCCCTACAGCCTGAAACTCTTTATACCATGGAGGGACGACTTGCCCGGAACATCTCGTCATGAAATCAGTGCACATATGATCGCAACGAG ATGTCGGAGGACATTGGTCATTTTGTCCAAAGATTTCCTACGAAGCGCTGCCGCGGACTTTCAATTAAAATTTGCTCATTGTCTCTCACCAg GTGCGCGAAGTAAAAAAGTGGTACCAGTGTTCTCGGCACCGTGTCAGATGCCGAATATCTTAAAATCAGTGTCTTTTGTGGACTTCACGAACCCAGGACTCCGTGACTGGAACTGGCCACGCCTTAACGCCGTTCTGCAATGTCCGCTGGAGCCAGATCCTTTGGCTTATATGAGCGAGAAGGAACTAGAAGAACTGAAGTTGAACGCTGGAGATTTAACTACAAGAAGCTGGTGGTCCACGGGAGTCCTTACCATGAATTTTCCAGAGGAATCAGAAGATGACACGCCGTATAACGGATGA
- the LOC125683926 gene encoding myeloid differentiation primary response protein MyD88-A-like isoform X1, whose protein sequence is MSYPVEQLISECKNVPLHALNMAVRNKLGTFLDPEGFVMGDYSNDYQGLAEVIGFEFQDIKNFQRQKKPTQEVLYQWGTKPELSPTVDNFIKHLQTIGRVDDVLTECAHLIKKDVARYKECHKDIPISSDMIQDPRISSGPNRPSADQMAPKDYSVVSIQDVKTKGSDTIYYDAFVIYNPAGCDLDFVKEMADKLESPPYSLKLFIPWRDDLPGTSRHEISAHMIATRCRRTLVILSKDFLRSAAADFQLKFAHCLSPGARSKKVVPVFSAPCQMPNILKSVSFVDFTNPGLRDWNWPRLNAVLQCPLEPDPLAYMSEKELEELKLNAGDLTTRSWWSTGVLTMNFPEESEDDTPYNG, encoded by the exons ATGTCATACCCTGTAGAACAGTTGATTAGTGAGTGTAAGAATGTGCCTCTCCATGCCCTGAACATGGCGGTGAGAAACAAACTGGGAACTTTCTTAGACCCAGAGGGTTTTGTTATGGGCGACTACTCTAACGATTACCAGGGATTAGCTGAAGTTATCGGCTTCGAATTTCAagacattaaaaattttcaaagacaGAAAAAGCCCACACAAGAAGTGCTTTATCAGTGGGGAACAAAACCAGAACTCTCACCCACCGTGGACAATTTCATTAAACATTTGCAGACGATAGGGAGAGTTGATGACGTCCTCACCGAGTGTGCCCACCTTATCA AAAAAGACGTGGCTCGCTACAAGGAGTGCCATAAAGATATTCCGATAAGCAGCGACATGATTCAGGACCCCAGGA TATCATCCGGTCCCAACAGACCGTCTGCAGACCAAATGGCTCCCAAAGACTACTCCGTTGTTTCGATCCAGGATGTGAAGACCAAAG GAAGTGACACAATATATTACGATGCGTTTGTAATCTACAATCCTGCCGGGTGCGACTTGGATTTCGTGAAGGAGATGGCAGATAAACTGGAAAGCCCGCCCTACAGCCTGAAACTCTTTATACCATGGAGGGACGACTTGCCCGGAACATCTCGTCATGAAATCAGTGCACATATGATCGCAACGAG ATGTCGGAGGACATTGGTCATTTTGTCCAAAGATTTCCTACGAAGCGCTGCCGCGGACTTTCAATTAAAATTTGCTCATTGTCTCTCACCAg GTGCGCGAAGTAAAAAAGTGGTACCAGTGTTCTCGGCACCGTGTCAGATGCCGAATATCTTAAAATCAGTGTCTTTTGTGGACTTCACGAACCCAGGACTCCGTGACTGGAACTGGCCACGCCTTAACGCCGTTCTGCAATGTCCGCTGGAGCCAGATCCTTTGGCTTATATGAGCGAGAAGGAACTAGAAGAACTGAAGTTGAACGCTGGAGATTTAACTACAAGAAGCTGGTGGTCCACGGGAGTCCTTACCATGAATTTTCCAGAGGAATCAGAAGATGACACGCCGTATAACGGATGA